In Kutzneria kofuensis, the DNA window CCGTCTGGCAGGCTTGCCGCCATGAGCCTTGTCCTGCTGCGTCACGGTGAGAGCGTCTGGAACGCCGAGAACCTGTTCACCGGTTGGGTGGACGTCCCCCTGTCCGACAAGGGCCTCGCGGAGGCGAAGCGCGGCGGTGAGCTGCTGAAGGACGCGGGCCTGCTGCCTGACGTCCTGCACACCTCGCTGCTGCGCCGCGCGATCTCCACGGCCAACATCGCGCTGGACACCGCCGACCGGCACTGGATCCCGGTCCGCCGCGACTGGCGCCTCAACGAGCGCCACTACGGCGCCCTCCAGGGCAAGAACAAGAAGCAGACCCTGGAGGAGTACGGCGAGGAGCAGTTCATGCTCTGGCGTCGCTCGTACGACACCCCGCCGCCGGAGATCGAGCTGGGCAGCGAGTTCAGCCAGGACGCCGACCCGCGCTACGCCGACCTCGGCCCGACGGCGCCGCGCACGGAGTGCCTGAAGGACGTCGTCACCCGGCTGCTGCCGTACTGGGAGTCGGCGATCGTGCCGGACCTCAGGGCGGGCAAGACCGTCCTGGTCGCGGCGCACGGCAACTCGCTTCGTGCCCTGGTCAAGCACCTGGACGGCGTCTCCGACGAGGCGATCGCCAAGCTGAACATCCCCACCGGCATCCCGCTGCGCTACGACCTGGACGAGAACCTGAAGCCGGTCACGCCGGGCGGCACCTACCTCGACCCGGACGCGGCCGCGGACGCCATCCAGGCCGTCGCCAACCAGGGACGCTGAGCCGACGGGCCGCCAACGGCGTCGGCCCTACCGAACCCCGAGGTCGCGTGCCCGCAGCCCGGCCTGGAAGCGGGAGTCGGCCTCCAGCAGCTCCATCAGCTCGGCCACGCGCCGCCGGTAGGTCCGCAGCGACAGGCCGAGCTTGCGCGCCGAGGCCTCGTCGGTGAGCCCGGAGCCGAGCATCTTGGCCACCTCACGGTTGCGCTCGTCCAGCGTCGGCTCGTCGAAGTCGGCGAGGTCCACGCCCGAGTCCCAGGTGACCTCGAACAGCATGGCCAGGCCGGCGACCACGTCCGGGGCCTGCACGATCGCGTAGTTGCGCACGCCGTCGACCGGCGGGCCGGCGGTGATCGCGATCCTGCGGTCGATGATGATCGTCTCGTGCGGCAGCGGCGTGCGGCAGATCCGCACCCCGACGCCGACACCAACGAGCTCGGTCAACTCCGCGGCGTACGCCGTGTCGGCGAACACCTCCGGGTTGTAGACCTTGCGCATGCGCACACCCGACGCGATGCGCCGACGCACCCGCTCGACGATGCCGTCGCGCATTTCCATCATGGCCCAGGTGGACAGGTCGCGAGCCGCGCAGGTGAACTCGTGCTTGGCCTCGAACAGGTGCTGCGCCCTCGCGCAAAGCTCGCGCTCGCCATGAAGGACGACGACGTGGTCCACGGGTTCAGTCTCCGCCATCGTGGACACTTCTGGCCAACAGCGAGCGTTCGCCCGGCGCGAAGACGAGGCTGGGCTCATGACATCGAACATCTCCGCGACGAAGGCGGGGCACTGGGACCTCGGCGGACGGCAGGTGGCGCGCCTCGGCTACGGCACGATGCAGCTCACCGGCCCGGGCGTGATGGGCCCGCCCAGGGACCGCGCCGAGGCGGTCGCCGTGCTGCGCCGGGCCGTCGAGCTGGGCGTCAACCACATCGACACCAGCGACTACTACGGCCCGTACGTGGCCAACGAGATCCTCCGCGAGGCGCTGCACCCGTACACCGACGACCTGGTCCTGGTGACGAAGGTCGGCGCGCGCCGCACCCCGGACGGCGGGTGGCCGGAGGCGCTGAGCCCGGACGAGCTGCGCGAGGCCGTGCACGACAACCTCAGGCGGCTGGGCGTCGAGCAGATCGGCGTGGTCAACCTGCGCATGCCCGGCTTCGCCGAGCCGGAGGACCGCTCCGTGGAGGAGCCGTTCACGGTGCTGGCCGAGCTCCGTGAGCAGGGCCTGATCGGGCAGCTCGGCGTGAGCAACGTCACGCCGGCCCAGCTCGCGGAGGCGCAGAAGATCGCGCCGGTCGTCTGCGTGCAGAACCTCTACAACATCGTCCAGCGCCGGGACGAGGAGCTGGTCCGCATCTGCGCCGACCAGGGCATCGCCTACGTGCCGTTCTTCCCGCTCGGCGGCTTCGAGCTGGTCTCCGACCCGCGGGTGAAGGCGGTCGCCGACCGCCACAACGCGACCGTGCCGCAGGTGGCGCTGGCCTGGCTGTTCCAGCGCTCGCCGAACCTGCTGGCGATCCCGGGCACCTCCTCGGTCGCGCACCTGGAGGAGAACATCGCCGGGGCGTCGCTGCGGCTGTCCGAGGAGGACGTCGCGGCGCTCGACGGCATCGCCTGACGTTCACCCCGCCGAGCGACCGCGTTGTCACATGAGCCACTCATGTGGGCTCCGGAAGCCACGTGAGTGGCTCATGTGACACCCCAAGGACACGGTTGGGTGAACGGCAGCTGACGCGGGGTGGAACACTGCCGCGCCCAGGTGTAGCCGGTGTCACGGTTGCGCCCTGAGGGGTAGGCCGGCAGGCCCCTGACCTGCTTACGATGCGTGCCGTGACCGCATCGGGCTATCTCGCCCTGTCGATCGGCCTACTGGTGATCGGCTTGCTGGTTGGTTCCCTCATCGGCCGCGCCGCGGCCAGACGGACCGCATCGCAGCCGGTCGTCCTCACCGTTTCCGATCTCGTGCAGCGCGTGGTGCACTCCGCGCACAACGGCGTCGTCGTGCTCAACCACTTCGGCGACGTCGTGCTGCACAACCCGCGCGCCGCCGCGCTGGGCGTGGTCCGGGGCAGCCAGGTCGACGACCGCGCCCGCAAGGCCGCGGAGCTGGTCGCCGCCTCCGGCGAGGTGATGGAGGTCGACCTGTCGCCGCTGCAGGCGCGCGGCGGCCGGCAGCCCGAGGCGGTCCGCGGCGAGGTCCGGCCGCTCGGCGACGGCTTCACCGTGGTCGACGCGAGCGACGAGTCCGAGGCCGTCCGGCTGGAGGCGATCCGCCGCGACTTCGTCGCCAACGTCAGCCACGAGCTCAAGACCCCCGTCGGCGCGCTGGCGCTGCTGGCCGAGGCGGTCCTGGACGCCGCCGACGACCAGGCCGAGGTGCGCCGGTTCAGCAGCAAGATCCTGCACGAGGCGACCCGGCTGGGCCGCCTGGTCACCGAGCTGATCGCGCTGTCCCGGCTGCAGGGCGCCGAGCAGCTGCCGGAGATGACCCCGGTCGGGGTGGACGAGGTCGTGCGCGAGGCGCTCGGCCGCAGCCGGCTGGCCGCCGAGTCCGCCGGCATCGAGATCACCACCGACGACAACAGCGAGCTCGTCGTGGACGGCGACCGGACGCTGCTGGTCACGGCGCTGAGCAACCTGCTGGACAACGCCATCGCCTACTCGCAGCCGGGCAGCCCGGTGTCGGTCAGCCGCCGCACCGAGGACGGCTTCGTCGAGATCGCGGTCACCGACCGCGGCATGGGCATCGCCCCCGACCAGCAGCACCGGGTGTTCGAGCGGTTCTACCGGGCCGACCCGGCGCGCTCGCGGATGACCGGCGGCACCGGGCTGGGGCTGGCCATCGTCAAGCATGTCGCCGCCAACCACGGCGGCGAGGTGAAGCTGTGGAGTCTGCCCGGCACCGGGTCGACCTTCACGCTGCGGATCCCGGCCCACGGCGCGCCCGCGCCGCGGGCCGGCGACGAACCGGAAGGAACGCGGCCCGAACCGGCCGTGACCGACAGGAACAACGGGCACGTCCCGACCGGAGACACCAGGCTCGTCCCGACCGGGGCGGACGGTGCGGACGCCGTCGACGGCGATCATGGAGGAAAGCTGTGACCAGGGTGCTCATCGTCGAGGACGAGGAGTCCTTCGCCGATCCGCTCGCCTTCCTGCTGCGCAAGGAGGGCTTCACCGCCGCGCTGGCCGGCACCGGCCAGGAGGCGCTCGAGGAGTTCGACCGCAACGGCGCCGACATCGTGCTGCTCGACCTGATGCTGCCCGGCATGAGCGGCACGGACGTGTGCAAGGCGCTGCGCCAGCGCTCGGCCGTGCCGGTGATCATGGTCACGGCGCGGGACAGCGAGATCGACAAGGTGGTCGGCCTCGAACTGGGCGCCGACGACTACGTCACCAAGCCGTACTCGGCCCGGGAGCTGATCGCCCGCATCCGCGCCGTGCTGCGTCGCGGCGGCGAGTCCGAGGAGCTGTTGCCGCAGGTCCTGGAGGCCGGCCCGGTCCGGATGGACGTGGAACGGCACGTGGTCACCGTGGACGGCGCCGAGGTGTCGCTGCCGCTCAAGGAGTTCGACCTGCTGGAGTACCTGCTGCGCAACGTGGGCCGGGTGCTGACCCGGGGCCAGCTGATCGACCGGGTGTGGGGCGCGGACTACGTCGGCGACACCAAGACGCTGGACGTGCACGTCAAGCGGCTGCGCTCCAAGATCGAGCCGGACCCGTCCGCCCCGCAGCACCTGGTGACCGTGCGCGGGCTCGGCTACAAGTTCGAGTCCTGATCCCGCCGCGTGCCCCATCCGGTGGAAGCGCTTCACCGGATGGGGGATTACGGGATTGTCACGCCCGCCAGGTACGGTGCTCCGCGTGCGCCTAGGGGTGCTTGATGTCGGGTCGAACACTGTCCACCTGCTGGTGGTGGACGCGCATCGTGGTGCCCATCCGACGCCGATGAGCTCGGAGAAGTCGGTGCTGCGGCTGGCCGAGCAGCTCACCGGCAGCGGCACGCTGTCCAAGCACGGGGCCGACACGCTGGTCAAGGCGGTCGCCGACGGCAAGGCGTCGGCCGCCCAGTTCGGCTGCGAGGACCTGATGGCGTTCGCCACCTCGGCGGTGCGCGAGGCCGGCAACTCCGCGACCGTGCTGGAGCGCGTGCGCAAGGAGACGGGCGTCGACCTGCAGGTGCTCACCGGTGAGGACGAGGCCCGCTACACCTTCCTGGCGGTGCGCCGCTGGTACGGCTGGTCCGCCGGCCGGCTGCTGAACCTGGACATCGGCGGCGGCTCGCTGGAGATCGCCGTCGGCCGCGACGAGAGCCCGGACCTGGCCTGCTCGATCCCGCTGGGCGCGGGCCGGGTCACCCGGACCCGGTTCAAGCACGACCCGCCGAGCCGGCACGAGCTGCGCGACACGGTCGAATGGATCGACGAGCAGCTCGCCCCGGTGGCCAAGCGGGTGCTCCGGCTGGGCGAGCCGGACCTGGTCGCCGCCACCTCGAAGACGTTCCGCACGCTGGCCCGGCTGACCGGCGCCGCCCCGTCCGGCCAGGGGCCGCGGGTGCGGCGGGTGCTCACCCACTCGGGGCTGCGCCAGCTGATCGCGTTCATCTCCCGGATGTCCGCCGCGGACCTGGCCGAGCTGGAGGGCGTCAGCGCCGGCCGGTCGGCGCAGCTGGTCGCCGGCGCACTCGTGGCGGAGGCCACCATGCGAGCGTTGTCACTCACAGAACTCGAGATCTGCCCCTGGGCGCTGCGCGAAGGTGTCATCCTTCGGCGACTGGACCACACGGACGGCGCTGCGCCGCCCGGCGAGACTGGACGGACGGCGCACTTCGGGGCACGGTGGAATCAATGAGTCGAGAAAGCGGTTCCGAGCGCAGTCAGCGCACGGTCGCGGAGTTGCTCGCCCAGTACGGGGCCAACTCCGACGACGGTGCGCCCAGACGTCGTCGGCGCCGGGCCGACGAGCCGTCCGACACGTCGCCCCAGACGATCATCGACCGGGTGCTGTCGGACAGCGGCAACCTGATGGCCATCCGTGACGACGCGGAGGAGACCACCGTCGGCACGCAGCCGCCGGTGCGCCAGCAGCAGCCGCCGACGCCGCCCGCGGCGACGTCGCAGCAGCTGCCCAAGCGGCCGGTGCAGCAGCCGCCGCAGGCCGGGCCGCAGCAGTCCCCGCCGCCGCCCATGCCGCCGGCGGGCCCCCAACAGCAGCAGCCGCCCGCGGCCGCTCCGCAGCAGACTTCCACGGGCATGCGCCCGCCGGTGCGCCCCGGCGCGCCCGCCGCGCCGGCGGCCGGTCGCACGCCTCCGCCGCCACCGCCGCGCATCGAGTCGTCACGGACCAACCTGTCGCGCGCCGACCTGATGCGGCAGGGGCCCCAGCAGGCGCCGCAACAGCCGTCGGGGCAGCAGCAGGCACCCCAGCAGCCGTCGCAGCAGCCGCCCACCGGCTACTTCCGGCCGACGCCGCCCGGCACGCCACCGCCGGTGGACGCCACCGCGGACACCACGCACCTGCGCCCGATCACCCCGGACACGCCGCCGCCGAACCCGTTGGCGAACCGGCTGGCCGGCGCGCCGCCGCAGGAGGGCGTCACCGAGCAGCTGCCGCGCATCCCGGCGGCGGTCGGCGAGAGCACGCAGGCGCATCCGGGGCCGCTCGTCGACGACGATGACGACCCCTTCGCCGGCGTTGGCACGCAGACGCCGATGGAGAGCACGCAGGCGCACGCCGGCCCGTACGTCGACGAGGGCGACGAGGACTACGAGTACGACTACGAGCAGGAAAACGCCTTCTCGTACGCCGTGGACCACGACGCCGCGCCCGCCGGTGTCGGCGGCTCGCTGGCCGTCGAGGACGAGGAGGACGGCGAGGAGGCCGAGGGCTCCCCGGCCAAGCAGTGGCTGATGATGATCGCCCAGCTGGCCATCGGCGTCGTCGGCGGCGCCGCGCTCTGGCTCGGCTTCCAGTGGCTGTGGAACGCGCTGCCGGCGGCGGCGCTGGCCGCCGCGGTCGCGGTGATCGTCGCGCTGGTGATCGTCGTGCGGCGCATCCGCAAGGCCGACGACCTGCAGACCATGGTGCTCGCCGTGCTCGTCGGGTTGATCGTGACGGTGTCGCCGGCCGCGCTGCGGCTGATCGGGCACTAGTTGTCCGGTCGACACATCCCGATCGGGCTGTCCACCGCGTCGGTGTACCCGGAGCCGGTGGGCGCGGCCTTCGAGCTGGCCGGCGACCTCGGCTACGACGGTGTCGAGGTCATGGTCTGGGCCGACCCGGTCAGCCAGGACATGGACGCGCTGCTGGACCTGTCCGACCGGCACGGCGTGCCGGTGCTGGCCGTGCACGCGCCGTGCCTGCTGATCAGCCAGCGGGTGTGGTCCCCGGACCCGGTGATCCGGCTGCGTCGCGCGGTGACCGCCGCGCAGGTGCTGGACGCGCCGACCGTGGTCGTGCACCCGCCGTTCCGCTGGCAGCGTCGCTACGCCGACCGCTTCACCGAGCTGGTCGAGGAGCTGAACGAGACCAGCGGCATCGCGATCGCCGTGGAGAACATGTTCCCGGTGCGGCTGCGCGGCACCGAGCTGTCGGCGTTCAAGCCGTCCGTGGACCCGACCGACGTCGGGCACCGGCACTACACGCTCGACCTCTCGCACACCGCCGCCGCGCAGATGGACCCGCTGGCGATGGCGCAGCGCATGGGCAAGGGCCTGGTGCACGTCCACCTCGCCGACGGCAGCGGCGCCGCCCGCGACGAACACCTCGTGCCCGGTCGTGGCATAGCGCCCTGCGCGACGCTCTGTGAACAGCTCGCCGCCTCGGACTTCTCCGGGCAGGTCGTGCTGGAGGTGAACACCCGAAAGGCCCGTGGTCCGGGCGAGCGGGCGGCGGAACTGGCCGAGGCGCTGCTCTTCGCACGGCTGAATCTCGGGCAGAACTGATCGGTAACTTCGGTAACCGTGATCGTCCGATGGGACGTAGAGTCACGCCGTGCATCCGCTGCGAACCCTGATTCTCGCGGCCGGCGCCAACGATGCCGTCCGCAGGCTCGTGGCGACGGCGCCGGTGAGCCGGGACGTCGTGCGCCGGTTCGTCGCGGGTGAGAGCACGGACGACGTCGTCGACGTCACCGCACGCCTGGTGGCCGACGGGCTGTCCGTGTCGCTGGACTACCTGGGCGAGGACACCACTGACGAGCGGCTCGCCGAGCAGACCGTGCAGGCGTACCTGCGGCTGCTCGACCGCCTGCACGTCGACGGGCTGTCCGCGCGTGCCGAGGTGAGCGTGAAGCTGTCGGCCGTGGGCCAGGCGCTGGACGAGCGCCTCGCCCTCGACAACGCCTCGCGCATCGCCGCGGCGGCGGAGCAGTGCGGCACCACGATCACGTTGGACATGGAAGACCACACGACCACCGACTCCACGCTGCGCGTGCTGGCCGAACTGCGGCGGCAGTGGCCGTGGGTCGGCGCCGTGTTGCAGGCGTACCTGCGCCGCACCCTCGACGACTGTGTGGCGCTCGCCGGCAGCGGGTCCCGCGTTCGGCTGTGCAAA includes these proteins:
- a CDS encoding phosphoglyceromutase yields the protein MSLVLLRHGESVWNAENLFTGWVDVPLSDKGLAEAKRGGELLKDAGLLPDVLHTSLLRRAISTANIALDTADRHWIPVRRDWRLNERHYGALQGKNKKQTLEEYGEEQFMLWRRSYDTPPPEIELGSEFSQDADPRYADLGPTAPRTECLKDVVTRLLPYWESAIVPDLRAGKTVLVAAHGNSLRALVKHLDGVSDEAIAKLNIPTGIPLRYDLDENLKPVTPGGTYLDPDAAADAIQAVANQGR
- a CDS encoding helix-turn-helix transcriptional regulator, producing the protein MAETEPVDHVVVLHGERELCARAQHLFEAKHEFTCAARDLSTWAMMEMRDGIVERVRRRIASGVRMRKVYNPEVFADTAYAAELTELVGVGVGVRICRTPLPHETIIIDRRIAITAGPPVDGVRNYAIVQAPDVVAGLAMLFEVTWDSGVDLADFDEPTLDERNREVAKMLGSGLTDEASARKLGLSLRTYRRRVAELMELLEADSRFQAGLRARDLGVR
- a CDS encoding oxidoreductase, which produces MTSNISATKAGHWDLGGRQVARLGYGTMQLTGPGVMGPPRDRAEAVAVLRRAVELGVNHIDTSDYYGPYVANEILREALHPYTDDLVLVTKVGARRTPDGGWPEALSPDELREAVHDNLRRLGVEQIGVVNLRMPGFAEPEDRSVEEPFTVLAELREQGLIGQLGVSNVTPAQLAEAQKIAPVVCVQNLYNIVQRRDEELVRICADQGIAYVPFFPLGGFELVSDPRVKAVADRHNATVPQVALAWLFQRSPNLLAIPGTSSVAHLEENIAGASLRLSEEDVAALDGIA
- a CDS encoding sensor histidine kinase; this translates as MTASGYLALSIGLLVIGLLVGSLIGRAAARRTASQPVVLTVSDLVQRVVHSAHNGVVVLNHFGDVVLHNPRAAALGVVRGSQVDDRARKAAELVAASGEVMEVDLSPLQARGGRQPEAVRGEVRPLGDGFTVVDASDESEAVRLEAIRRDFVANVSHELKTPVGALALLAEAVLDAADDQAEVRRFSSKILHEATRLGRLVTELIALSRLQGAEQLPEMTPVGVDEVVREALGRSRLAAESAGIEITTDDNSELVVDGDRTLLVTALSNLLDNAIAYSQPGSPVSVSRRTEDGFVEIAVTDRGMGIAPDQQHRVFERFYRADPARSRMTGGTGLGLAIVKHVAANHGGEVKLWSLPGTGSTFTLRIPAHGAPAPRAGDEPEGTRPEPAVTDRNNGHVPTGDTRLVPTGADGADAVDGDHGGKL
- a CDS encoding response regulator transcription factor; the encoded protein is MTRVLIVEDEESFADPLAFLLRKEGFTAALAGTGQEALEEFDRNGADIVLLDLMLPGMSGTDVCKALRQRSAVPVIMVTARDSEIDKVVGLELGADDYVTKPYSARELIARIRAVLRRGGESEELLPQVLEAGPVRMDVERHVVTVDGAEVSLPLKEFDLLEYLLRNVGRVLTRGQLIDRVWGADYVGDTKTLDVHVKRLRSKIEPDPSAPQHLVTVRGLGYKFES
- a CDS encoding Ppx/GppA phosphatase family protein, with the translated sequence MRLGVLDVGSNTVHLLVVDAHRGAHPTPMSSEKSVLRLAEQLTGSGTLSKHGADTLVKAVADGKASAAQFGCEDLMAFATSAVREAGNSATVLERVRKETGVDLQVLTGEDEARYTFLAVRRWYGWSAGRLLNLDIGGGSLEIAVGRDESPDLACSIPLGAGRVTRTRFKHDPPSRHELRDTVEWIDEQLAPVAKRVLRLGEPDLVAATSKTFRTLARLTGAAPSGQGPRVRRVLTHSGLRQLIAFISRMSAADLAELEGVSAGRSAQLVAGALVAEATMRALSLTELEICPWALREGVILRRLDHTDGAAPPGETGRTAHFGARWNQ
- a CDS encoding sugar phosphate isomerase/epimerase family protein, which codes for MSGRHIPIGLSTASVYPEPVGAAFELAGDLGYDGVEVMVWADPVSQDMDALLDLSDRHGVPVLAVHAPCLLISQRVWSPDPVIRLRRAVTAAQVLDAPTVVVHPPFRWQRRYADRFTELVEELNETSGIAIAVENMFPVRLRGTELSAFKPSVDPTDVGHRHYTLDLSHTAAAQMDPLAMAQRMGKGLVHVHLADGSGAARDEHLVPGRGIAPCATLCEQLAASDFSGQVVLEVNTRKARGPGERAAELAEALLFARLNLGQN
- a CDS encoding proline dehydrogenase family protein, which produces MHPLRTLILAAGANDAVRRLVATAPVSRDVVRRFVAGESTDDVVDVTARLVADGLSVSLDYLGEDTTDERLAEQTVQAYLRLLDRLHVDGLSARAEVSVKLSAVGQALDERLALDNASRIAAAAEQCGTTITLDMEDHTTTDSTLRVLAELRRQWPWVGAVLQAYLRRTLDDCVALAGSGSRVRLCKGAYAEPSSVAFAHPHEVDLSYVRCANALLAGRGYPMFATHDPRLVAVIAERALWYGRKPGSYEYQMLYGIRPDEQRRLVNSGEAVRVYVPYGEQWYGYLMRRLAERPANTAFFLRSLVGRS